The Halobacterium sp. CBA1132 genome has a segment encoding these proteins:
- a CDS encoding helix-turn-helix domain-containing protein encodes MKRTQFSATYPDEFVHPLHERITEASALTRAELLSWSPTADATTLFWCDGDRDATATAVDAIDSLLVRNFVESDDGTYVFLQQQRYEFAPALLDAIAEARVVFLPPVVFLDTGAVQFEAVGEPTALSTFHEELSALLDVTIESVHEFDRLRSPWGLTDRQRAALDAAVDVGYYEVPRSGSIADVAERLDCSTSTASELVRKAQAAVVEHHVETT; translated from the coding sequence ATGAAGCGCACGCAGTTCTCCGCGACGTACCCCGACGAGTTCGTCCACCCGCTCCACGAGCGAATCACGGAGGCGAGCGCACTCACGCGCGCCGAACTCCTCTCGTGGAGTCCGACCGCCGACGCGACGACGCTGTTCTGGTGCGACGGCGACCGGGACGCGACGGCGACGGCTGTCGACGCCATCGACTCGCTGCTCGTGCGCAACTTCGTCGAGAGCGACGACGGCACGTACGTGTTCCTCCAACAGCAGCGCTACGAGTTCGCGCCTGCCCTCCTCGACGCGATTGCCGAGGCGCGCGTGGTGTTCCTCCCGCCGGTCGTCTTCTTGGACACCGGCGCGGTACAGTTCGAGGCGGTCGGCGAACCGACGGCGCTCAGCACGTTCCACGAAGAACTCAGCGCGCTCCTCGACGTCACCATCGAATCCGTCCACGAATTCGACCGCCTGCGCTCGCCGTGGGGACTCACCGACCGCCAGCGCGCCGCGCTGGACGCCGCCGTCGACGTCGGCTACTACGAAGTGCCCCGCAGCGGGTCGATTGCTGACGTCGCGGAACGACTCGACTGCTCGACGAGTACGGCCAGCGAACTCGTCCGGAAAGCCCAAGCAGCAGTCGTCGAGCACCACGTCGAGACTACGTGA
- a CDS encoding SDR family NAD(P)-dependent oxidoreductase translates to MELDSSDRVALVTGAGRGNGAAIAAELAANGATVVVNDLDLEPAETTAASIREAGGEAVAYAADVSEKDAVESMVADATEELGGIDILVNNAGVGTTGPFLTRDDDSRFELNLDTHLWGAINCTEAVVDNMVDQGYGKIVNITSIHTKNAVGMSPEYDVGKFSLLGLTKSLALELGREGIRVNAVAPGWVDTRMTDGFTDETVEQILDSNPLDRFAQPEEIADAVMFLSSPASDYVNGHELRVDGGQVPIDSWKHDNR, encoded by the coding sequence ATGGAACTCGACAGCAGCGACCGCGTCGCGCTCGTTACGGGCGCCGGGCGCGGTAACGGTGCGGCGATTGCAGCAGAACTGGCGGCCAACGGCGCGACAGTCGTCGTCAACGACCTCGACCTGGAACCGGCCGAGACGACGGCGGCGTCGATTCGGGAGGCGGGCGGGGAGGCCGTCGCGTACGCGGCGGACGTCTCCGAGAAAGACGCCGTGGAGTCGATGGTCGCAGACGCCACCGAAGAACTCGGCGGGATAGACATTCTCGTGAACAACGCCGGCGTCGGGACGACCGGCCCGTTCCTGACGCGGGACGACGACAGTCGCTTCGAACTCAACCTCGACACCCACCTCTGGGGCGCAATCAACTGCACGGAAGCCGTCGTCGACAACATGGTCGACCAGGGCTACGGAAAAATCGTCAACATCACGTCGATACACACGAAGAACGCCGTCGGGATGTCCCCGGAGTACGACGTCGGGAAGTTCAGCCTGCTCGGGTTGACGAAGAGCCTCGCGCTGGAACTCGGCCGTGAGGGTATCCGCGTGAACGCGGTCGCGCCGGGCTGGGTCGACACAAGAATGACTGACGGGTTCACCGACGAGACTGTCGAACAGATTCTGGACTCGAACCCACTGGACAGGTTCGCACAACCCGAGGAGATAGCCGACGCCGTGATGTTCCTCTCGTCGCCGGCCAGCGACTACGTCAACGGCCACGAACTGCGCGTCGACGGCGGACAGGTCCCAATCGACAGCTGGAAACACGACAACCGGTAG
- a CDS encoding aldehyde dehydrogenase family protein: protein MTDTSSNYVDGEWVSASTGETVDVTNPAKPSEVVARYQQSGTEDANEAAEAAAAAEDEWANTPGPERGRILRQAGSILADRKDELTDQLVAEEGKARPEAAGEVQRAIDIFHYFAGKASDLGGTMKASSSPDTTLYTRKEPVGVAALITPWNYPIAIPAWKLAPALAAGNTVVLKPASVAPGPAVALAEALDEAGLPDGVLNVVTGPGSSVASTFVEHEEVDAVSFTGSSQVGEMVYDQATDQGKRAQTEMGGKNPTLVADSADPEEAAEIVANGGFGTTGQSCTACSRAIVHEDVYDEFVDALVAEAESIDIGPGMDHEMGPQVSQSELDSTLEYIDIARDEGATLATGGDTPDGLGDGYFVEPTVFSDVDNDMRIAQEEVFGPVVAVIKVSDFDEGLEVANDVEYGLSASVVTDDHTEANRFLDEAEAGVVKVNEKTTGLELHVPFGGFKRSSSETWREQGDEGLEFYTIEKTVYDNY, encoded by the coding sequence ATGACGGATACAAGCTCGAACTACGTCGACGGGGAGTGGGTCTCGGCGTCGACCGGCGAGACAGTCGACGTGACGAACCCCGCAAAGCCCTCGGAAGTCGTCGCGCGATACCAACAGTCCGGCACCGAGGACGCCAACGAAGCCGCCGAAGCCGCAGCGGCCGCCGAGGACGAGTGGGCGAACACACCCGGTCCGGAGCGCGGACGCATCCTCCGACAGGCCGGCAGCATCCTCGCCGACCGCAAGGACGAACTTACCGACCAACTCGTCGCCGAAGAGGGGAAAGCGCGCCCCGAAGCAGCGGGCGAGGTACAGCGAGCCATCGACATCTTCCACTACTTCGCGGGGAAGGCGTCCGACCTCGGCGGCACGATGAAAGCCTCCAGCAGCCCCGACACCACACTCTACACGCGCAAGGAGCCGGTCGGTGTCGCAGCCCTCATCACGCCGTGGAACTACCCGATTGCGATTCCGGCGTGGAAACTCGCACCCGCGCTCGCCGCGGGCAATACGGTCGTCCTCAAGCCCGCCAGTGTCGCACCGGGTCCGGCCGTCGCGCTCGCAGAGGCGCTCGACGAGGCGGGCCTGCCCGACGGCGTGCTGAACGTCGTCACCGGTCCGGGTAGTTCGGTCGCGAGCACGTTCGTCGAACACGAGGAAGTCGACGCGGTGTCGTTCACGGGGAGCAGTCAGGTGGGGGAGATGGTGTACGACCAAGCGACCGACCAAGGCAAGCGCGCACAGACGGAGATGGGCGGGAAGAACCCCACGCTCGTTGCCGACTCAGCAGACCCCGAGGAAGCCGCCGAAATCGTTGCGAACGGCGGATTCGGCACTACGGGACAGTCGTGTACGGCGTGCTCCCGAGCAATCGTTCACGAGGACGTCTACGACGAGTTCGTCGACGCGCTCGTCGCGGAGGCCGAGTCCATCGACATCGGCCCCGGAATGGACCACGAGATGGGACCGCAGGTCAGCCAGAGCGAACTGGACTCCACGCTCGAATACATCGACATCGCCCGGGACGAGGGAGCTACCCTAGCGACTGGCGGTGACACGCCGGACGGACTTGGTGACGGCTACTTCGTCGAGCCAACTGTCTTCTCGGATGTCGACAACGACATGCGCATCGCCCAAGAGGAAGTCTTCGGCCCGGTTGTCGCCGTCATCAAGGTCTCCGACTTCGACGAGGGACTAGAGGTGGCTAACGACGTCGAATACGGCCTCTCCGCCAGCGTGGTCACCGACGACCACACGGAAGCCAATCGCTTCCTCGACGAGGCCGAAGCCGGCGTCGTCAAAGTCAACGAGAAGACGACTGGTCTCGAACTCCACGTGCCCTTCGGCGGCTTCAAGCGCTCCTCTTCGGAGACGTGGCGCGAACAGGGCGACGAAGGACTGGAGTTCTACACTATCGAGAAAACCGTCTACGACAACTACTGA
- the gfo6 gene encoding D-xylose 1-dehydrogenase Gfo6: MDFPQAVDSFTDRDWQSATDGTVRLALVGLGWWTVDEAIPAIRDTELCEVSVLVSRSREKAQRFADEADVPHAISGDDYHDGECADEYDAVYVATPNAYHLEYVETAAELGKAVLCEKPMEADIERAEQMAEVADDAGIPLMVAYRMHTEPAVRRARDLVDDGVIGDPVQVYGNNSQQLLSIIDDPDQWRLDPGASGYGTSMMDLGIYPINTTRFILGSDPVSVQAQMASTHDAFADVPDERSTATAVYDDGVHAAFTATQNAYEDTELTITGTDGQLTLSPAFHMECELTVETDDHSFSMVADDVNEMTEEFDYFADRVLSGEPVYADGDHGLYDMRVLEALHESAETGATITLE, translated from the coding sequence ATGGACTTCCCACAAGCTGTCGACTCGTTCACGGACCGCGACTGGCAATCGGCGACTGACGGAACGGTTCGACTCGCGCTCGTCGGCCTCGGGTGGTGGACGGTCGACGAGGCCATCCCCGCAATCCGCGACACGGAACTCTGTGAAGTGAGCGTGCTCGTCAGTCGCTCCCGGGAGAAAGCGCAGCGGTTCGCCGACGAGGCCGACGTGCCGCACGCGATTTCCGGCGACGACTACCACGACGGCGAGTGCGCCGACGAGTACGACGCCGTCTACGTCGCGACACCGAACGCCTACCACTTGGAGTACGTCGAGACTGCAGCGGAACTCGGGAAGGCAGTGCTCTGCGAGAAGCCCATGGAAGCCGACATCGAGCGCGCCGAGCAGATGGCCGAGGTAGCCGACGACGCGGGCATTCCGCTGATGGTCGCCTACCGGATGCACACGGAGCCAGCGGTCCGACGTGCCCGTGACCTCGTCGACGATGGCGTCATCGGCGACCCCGTACAGGTGTACGGGAACAACTCCCAGCAGTTGCTCTCCATCATCGACGACCCCGACCAGTGGCGCCTCGACCCCGGCGCGAGCGGGTACGGCACGTCGATGATGGACCTCGGCATCTACCCAATCAACACGACACGGTTCATCCTCGGGTCGGATCCCGTCTCCGTGCAAGCGCAGATGGCGTCCACACACGACGCGTTCGCGGACGTTCCGGACGAGCGTTCCACGGCAACGGCGGTCTACGACGACGGCGTACACGCGGCGTTCACGGCGACGCAGAACGCGTACGAGGACACGGAGTTGACGATTACGGGGACGGACGGCCAACTCACGCTGTCGCCGGCGTTCCACATGGAGTGCGAACTCACCGTCGAGACGGACGACCACTCGTTCTCGATGGTCGCCGACGACGTCAACGAGATGACCGAGGAGTTCGACTACTTCGCTGACCGCGTGCTCTCCGGGGAACCCGTGTACGCGGACGGCGACCACGGCCTCTACGACATGCGCGTGCTCGAAGCGCTCCACGAATCCGCGGAAACGGGCGCTACGATTACGCTGGAGTAG
- a CDS encoding Xaa-Pro peptidase family protein encodes MADATARKLERIEDALGEEGLDELWFCRPANYAWLTGGDPVIDATSDIGVGAVGVGQDGVRVVAPNNERQRLLDEELPAFDAAGVVPEVTEYEWHEASLREAVATNHRGTAAADVDIPGLREFDPVSVRAPMPTAERQGYREACEETTAAVEEVARGLTAETTERAAAGALAEALLERGFRAPVVLVGGGERSQRYRHYTPRDDPLGEFAHLTVVAERGGHDVAVTRTVTFDPPSWLRERHDAACRVAATAVAATREAGSTDGTAGDVFDAISDAYEAVGFEGEWQAHHQGGAIGYATREWVATPDAEDVVAVPMPFAWNPTVQGAKCEDTVFVTEDDTDVVTTTGDWPTTTYEAVGYDESIAFHDPLAVQ; translated from the coding sequence ATGGCCGACGCGACTGCGCGGAAGCTCGAACGAATCGAGGACGCCCTCGGCGAGGAAGGGCTCGACGAACTCTGGTTCTGCCGCCCGGCGAACTACGCGTGGCTGACCGGCGGGGACCCAGTGATTGACGCGACCAGCGACATCGGCGTCGGCGCGGTCGGCGTCGGACAGGACGGCGTGCGCGTGGTGGCGCCGAACAACGAGCGCCAGCGCCTCCTCGACGAGGAACTCCCCGCGTTCGATGCCGCGGGCGTCGTCCCGGAAGTGACGGAGTACGAGTGGCACGAGGCGTCACTCCGAGAAGCAGTGGCGACCAACCACCGCGGCACGGCTGCCGCCGACGTCGACATCCCCGGTCTGCGCGAGTTCGACCCCGTGAGTGTGCGAGCGCCGATGCCTACCGCGGAACGACAGGGGTACCGTGAGGCCTGCGAGGAGACGACTGCGGCTGTCGAGGAAGTCGCACGAGGGCTGACTGCCGAGACGACGGAGCGAGCGGCGGCAGGCGCGCTCGCGGAGGCGCTCCTCGAACGCGGGTTCCGAGCGCCGGTCGTCCTCGTCGGCGGCGGTGAGCGCTCCCAGCGCTACCGCCACTACACGCCACGCGACGACCCGCTCGGGGAGTTCGCGCACTTGACGGTGGTCGCGGAGCGCGGCGGCCACGACGTCGCGGTGACGCGGACGGTGACGTTCGACCCGCCGTCGTGGCTCCGGGAGCGCCACGACGCCGCCTGCCGTGTAGCGGCCACCGCCGTCGCCGCGACGCGGGAAGCGGGTTCGACGGACGGGACAGCCGGCGACGTCTTCGACGCGATTTCGGACGCGTACGAAGCAGTGGGCTTCGAGGGCGAGTGGCAGGCCCACCATCAGGGCGGCGCTATCGGGTACGCGACCCGCGAGTGGGTCGCGACCCCGGACGCCGAGGACGTCGTCGCGGTGCCGATGCCGTTCGCGTGGAACCCGACTGTGCAGGGCGCGAAGTGCGAGGACACGGTGTTCGTCACGGAGGACGATACGGACGTGGTGACGACGACTGGCGACTGGCCGACGACGACCTACGAGGCGGTCGGCTACGACGAGTCCATCGCGTTCCACGACCCGCTTGCGGTCCAATAG